From one Bordetella genomosp. 9 genomic stretch:
- a CDS encoding quinone oxidoreductase family protein, with protein sequence MVSNTVKAIQLEAHGGPEVLKLVDVEVPPPGPNEVTVRQHAAGLNFIDIYYRTGLYPHPLPHGLGFEGAGVVEAVGSDVTHIKKGDRVAYGQSPLGAYAEMRNVPAANVVQLPKGIGFDEAAAMMLKGLTVQYLFRQTYRLQGGETILFHAAAGGVGLIACQWAKALGVKLIGTVSSPEKAELARAHGAWQTIDYSRENVVERVLELTGGKKVPVVYDGVGKDTWEISLDCIEPRGLMVSFGNASGPVTGVNVGILNQKGCLYLTRPSLGPHVNTPAKLKAASDELFGLVLKKKIRMRIDQRYPLAQAADAQMALASRKTTGATVLMLDN encoded by the coding sequence ATGGTCAGCAATACTGTCAAGGCAATCCAGCTGGAGGCCCACGGCGGCCCGGAAGTCCTGAAGTTGGTTGACGTGGAGGTGCCTCCGCCCGGTCCCAACGAGGTGACGGTGCGCCAGCACGCCGCCGGCTTGAATTTCATCGACATCTATTACCGGACCGGCTTGTACCCGCACCCGCTGCCCCACGGCCTGGGCTTCGAAGGCGCGGGCGTGGTGGAAGCGGTCGGTAGCGACGTCACGCACATCAAGAAGGGCGACCGCGTCGCCTACGGCCAGAGCCCGCTGGGCGCTTATGCCGAAATGCGCAATGTGCCGGCCGCCAATGTGGTCCAGCTGCCCAAGGGCATCGGCTTCGACGAAGCGGCGGCGATGATGCTCAAAGGCCTGACGGTGCAATACCTGTTCCGCCAGACCTACCGCCTGCAGGGCGGGGAAACCATCCTGTTCCACGCGGCCGCCGGCGGCGTGGGATTGATCGCCTGCCAATGGGCCAAGGCCTTGGGCGTCAAACTGATCGGCACGGTGTCCAGCCCGGAAAAGGCCGAACTCGCGCGCGCCCATGGCGCGTGGCAGACCATCGATTATTCCCGTGAAAATGTCGTCGAGCGCGTGCTCGAGTTGACCGGCGGCAAGAAGGTGCCGGTGGTCTATGACGGCGTCGGCAAGGACACCTGGGAAATCTCGCTGGATTGCATCGAGCCGCGCGGCTTGATGGTCAGTTTCGGCAATGCGTCCGGTCCGGTCACCGGCGTCAATGTCGGCATCCTGAACCAGAAGGGTTGCCTTTACCTGACCCGGCCGTCCCTGGGCCCGCACGTCAATACGCCCGCCAAGCTCAAGGCGGCTTCGGACGAATTGTTCGGCCTGGTGCTGAAGAAGAAGATACGCATGCGTATCGACCAGCGTTATCCCCTGGCACAGGCGGCCGACGCGCAGATGGCGCTTGCCTCGCGCAAGACCACGGGCGCTACCGTGCTCATGCTGGATAACTGA
- a CDS encoding DMT family transporter, which produces MNSTVATPAAPAFSNRAAGFSLAALGAILFSGKAIVVKFTYEYGVDAVTLIAFRMLFSLPFFAFIAWRQSRRAVRGEIPVLTRKECLKVVLLGLIGYYLSSFLDFLGLRYISVGLERLILFLAPTLVLLITAFWLKRPIAGRQWLALLLSYLGVVLVFAHDMAQTSGSAVLLGSAFVFGSAFSYALYLIGSGELVKRVGPMRLTAYAMSVSSIACLVQFFLVHPPGALIQPLGFYGLSLIHATVNTVLPVFMIMAAVSRIGPPLAAQLGMLGPVSVLFLAFWFLGEPVTAWQLAGTAFVLAGVFVLTARRPAASKKN; this is translated from the coding sequence ATGAATTCCACCGTCGCAACACCCGCCGCGCCCGCTTTCTCCAACCGTGCCGCGGGCTTTTCCTTGGCGGCCCTGGGCGCCATCCTGTTTTCCGGCAAGGCCATCGTCGTCAAATTCACCTATGAATACGGCGTGGACGCGGTCACCCTGATTGCGTTCCGCATGCTGTTTTCGCTGCCTTTCTTCGCCTTCATTGCCTGGCGGCAGTCGCGCCGGGCCGTCCGGGGCGAGATTCCGGTGCTGACTCGCAAGGAGTGCCTCAAGGTCGTGCTGCTGGGACTGATCGGCTACTACCTGTCCAGCTTTCTGGATTTCCTGGGCTTGCGCTATATCAGCGTCGGGCTGGAGCGGCTGATCCTGTTCCTGGCGCCCACCCTGGTGTTGCTGATCACGGCCTTCTGGCTGAAGCGGCCCATCGCCGGCCGCCAGTGGCTGGCCTTGCTGCTGTCCTACCTGGGCGTGGTGCTGGTTTTCGCCCACGACATGGCGCAGACCAGCGGCAGCGCCGTGCTGCTCGGCTCGGCCTTCGTCTTTGGCTCGGCCTTTTCCTATGCCTTGTATTTGATCGGTTCGGGTGAACTGGTGAAGAGGGTAGGGCCGATGCGCCTGACCGCATACGCGATGTCGGTGTCCAGCATCGCCTGCCTGGTGCAGTTCTTCCTGGTACATCCCCCCGGCGCGCTGATCCAGCCGTTGGGCTTCTATGGCTTGTCGCTGATCCATGCCACCGTCAACACCGTCCTGCCGGTGTTCATGATCATGGCCGCCGTATCCCGTATCGGCCCGCCATTGGCCGCGCAACTGGGCATGCTGGGTCCCGTATCGGTATTGTTCCTGGCATTCTGGTTTCTCGGCGAGCCGGTCACCGCATGGCAGCTGGCGGGCACCGCTTTCGTGCTGGCGGGCGTATTCGTATTGACGGCCCGTCGCCCGGCCGCGTCGAAGAAAAATTGA
- the pepN gene encoding aminopeptidase N has product MRTESSVTVYRKDYQPYPFDIPEVALAFDLDPEATTVTSRLAVRRRAGHEGAPLQLDGSELELVSVAVDGRALGHGEYSVDEHMLMLPNLGASASIEIVSRCRPSANSTLMGLYVSGGNFFTQCEAEGFRRITWFADRPDVMSRYRVTLRAGSEYPVLLSNGNLLEQRTLADGRAEAVWEDPFPKPCYLFALVAGRLTHRETRLKTASGREVLLQVYSDPGSESKTEWALESLVRSVRWDEHRFGLELDLDRFMVVAVRDFNMGAMENKGLNIFNAAYVLADPDTATDANYEAIEAVIGHEYFHNWTGNRVTCRDWFQLSLKEGLTVFRDQEFSADVMADGMDAQAAASARAVKRIDDVVTLRAAQFPEDAGPMAHPIRPESYQEIGNFYTATVYEKGAEVIRMQHTLLGEAGFRAGMDEYFRRHDGQAVTCDDFVAAMESVYSRQHPGRDLQVFRRWYSQAGTPRVAVDLQYDADARRCTVTLSQRCAPVGVEKNAPPAGGKKPFHIPFAVGLLDRDGQPIALRMDGTESETVLLELTQERQQWVLEDIPSAPVPSLLRGFSAPVIVEYPWSDEELALLSAHDTDPFARWEAGQELATREILRLTAARQAGEPLQSSPAFIAAWRALLEDPRLDAAYRARALSLPSEKTLAERMAAMDPPSLAAARDFLRDEIGTQLASLWRKAFADSQTPGPYSPAPEPAGKRALKNMALSHLLASGDAQAAQWALDQYEQAGNMTDRLGAMTALVNYGDEDVATRTLSHFYEQWQHDPLVIDKWFALQATARATTVDTVRGLMAHPAFTLRNPNRARALVFQFCLNNARGLHAADGSGYRYWQEQVLALDALNPEVAARLARAMDNWSRFVPSLREPMRAALQAVRAHDGLSRNVSEIVSKALELAA; this is encoded by the coding sequence ATGCGTACCGAAAGCTCCGTTACCGTCTACCGCAAGGATTACCAGCCCTACCCTTTCGATATCCCGGAGGTCGCGCTGGCGTTCGATCTCGATCCGGAAGCGACCACGGTGACTTCCCGGCTGGCGGTGCGGCGCCGCGCCGGCCACGAAGGCGCACCGCTGCAGCTGGACGGCAGCGAGCTCGAACTGGTGTCGGTGGCCGTGGACGGCCGCGCACTGGGGCATGGCGAGTACAGCGTGGACGAACATATGCTGATGCTGCCCAACCTGGGCGCCAGCGCCAGCATCGAAATCGTCAGCCGCTGCAGGCCGTCGGCGAATTCGACCTTGATGGGGCTTTACGTGTCCGGCGGCAACTTCTTCACGCAATGCGAGGCGGAAGGCTTCCGGCGCATCACGTGGTTCGCCGACCGTCCCGACGTCATGTCGCGCTACCGCGTGACCTTGCGCGCGGGCAGCGAATATCCGGTGCTGCTCAGCAATGGCAACCTGCTCGAGCAGCGCACCCTGGCGGACGGGCGGGCCGAAGCCGTGTGGGAAGATCCGTTTCCCAAGCCGTGCTACCTGTTCGCCTTGGTGGCCGGACGCCTGACGCACCGGGAAACGCGACTGAAGACCGCCTCCGGGCGGGAGGTCCTGCTGCAGGTCTATAGCGATCCTGGCTCGGAATCGAAAACCGAATGGGCGCTGGAATCGCTGGTGCGATCGGTGCGCTGGGATGAACACCGGTTCGGCCTGGAACTGGACCTGGATCGCTTCATGGTGGTCGCGGTGCGTGATTTCAATATGGGGGCCATGGAAAACAAAGGCCTGAACATATTCAATGCCGCGTATGTCCTGGCCGATCCCGACACCGCCACCGACGCCAATTACGAAGCGATCGAGGCCGTTATCGGCCACGAATATTTCCATAATTGGACGGGCAATCGCGTCACCTGCCGCGATTGGTTCCAGCTCAGTCTCAAGGAAGGGCTGACGGTATTCCGCGACCAGGAATTCAGCGCCGACGTGATGGCCGATGGCATGGACGCGCAGGCGGCCGCCAGCGCGCGCGCGGTCAAGCGCATCGACGACGTCGTCACGCTGCGCGCGGCGCAGTTTCCGGAAGACGCCGGACCGATGGCGCATCCGATACGTCCGGAAAGCTATCAGGAGATCGGCAACTTCTATACCGCCACGGTTTATGAAAAGGGCGCCGAAGTCATCCGCATGCAGCACACATTGCTGGGCGAAGCCGGATTCCGCGCGGGCATGGACGAGTATTTCCGCCGCCACGACGGCCAGGCCGTGACCTGCGACGATTTTGTCGCCGCCATGGAATCCGTCTATAGCCGCCAGCATCCTGGGCGCGATCTGCAGGTGTTCCGCCGCTGGTACAGCCAGGCCGGCACGCCGCGCGTCGCGGTCGACCTCCAGTATGACGCGGACGCGCGGCGCTGCACGGTGACGCTGTCGCAGCGATGCGCCCCGGTCGGCGTGGAGAAAAACGCGCCCCCGGCTGGCGGCAAGAAGCCTTTTCACATCCCGTTCGCCGTGGGTCTGCTCGACCGCGACGGACAGCCCATCGCGCTGCGCATGGATGGCACGGAAAGCGAAACGGTATTGCTGGAACTGACGCAGGAGCGCCAGCAGTGGGTATTGGAGGATATTCCCAGCGCGCCCGTGCCCTCGCTGCTGCGCGGCTTCTCGGCGCCGGTGATTGTGGAATATCCATGGAGCGACGAAGAGCTCGCCCTGCTGTCGGCCCACGACACCGACCCGTTCGCGCGCTGGGAAGCCGGGCAGGAACTGGCCACGCGAGAGATCCTGCGCCTGACCGCGGCCCGGCAGGCGGGTGAGCCACTGCAGAGCAGCCCCGCTTTCATCGCGGCGTGGCGTGCGCTGCTGGAAGACCCGCGGCTGGATGCCGCCTATCGCGCCCGCGCGCTGTCCCTGCCTTCCGAAAAAACCTTGGCGGAACGCATGGCCGCGATGGACCCGCCGTCGCTGGCGGCCGCGCGTGACTTCCTGCGCGACGAGATCGGCACGCAGTTGGCCAGCCTGTGGCGCAAGGCGTTCGCCGACAGCCAGACGCCGGGCCCCTACAGCCCGGCGCCGGAACCCGCCGGCAAGCGCGCGCTGAAAAACATGGCCTTGAGCCACCTGCTGGCAAGCGGCGACGCCCAGGCCGCGCAATGGGCGCTGGACCAGTACGAACAGGCGGGCAATATGACCGACCGCCTGGGCGCCATGACCGCCCTGGTGAACTACGGCGACGAAGACGTCGCGACGCGCACGTTGAGCCACTTCTACGAACAATGGCAGCATGACCCGCTGGTCATCGACAAATGGTTTGCGCTGCAGGCCACCGCGCGCGCCACCACGGTCGACACCGTGCGTGGCCTGATGGCGCACCCCGCATTCACGTTGCGCAATCCCAATCGCGCCCGCGCGCTGGTATTCCAGTTCTGCCTGAATAATGCGCGCGGCCTGCATGCGGCCGATGGCTCCGGTTATCGCTACTGGCAGGAACAGGTGCTGGCGCTGGATGCGTTGAATCCGGAAGTCGCCGCCCGGCTGGCGCGCGCCATGGACAACTGGTCGCGCTTCGTGCCGTCCTTGCGGGAGCCGATGCGCGCAGCCTTACAGGCCGTGCGGGCCCATGACGGCCTGTCCCGCAACGTGAGCGAAATCGTATCCAAGGCGCTGGAACTGGCTGCCTGA
- a CDS encoding H-NS histone family protein produces MPRETYSAQQARIEKEIDKLRKKSEALQMKRRKPVVASIVRSMREYSITPEEIAAAFGKPATRRGPVRKSAAGASAAPAKRAVAPKYRHPDTKETWSGRGKPPRWLTAAEAAGATRETFLIQ; encoded by the coding sequence ATGCCAAGAGAGACCTACTCCGCGCAGCAAGCCAGGATCGAAAAAGAGATCGATAAGCTACGCAAAAAGTCTGAGGCGCTGCAGATGAAGCGTCGCAAGCCCGTAGTAGCCTCCATCGTTCGTTCGATGCGTGAATACAGCATCACGCCCGAGGAAATCGCCGCCGCCTTCGGCAAGCCCGCCACGCGCCGTGGCCCGGTCCGCAAGAGCGCCGCGGGAGCATCCGCCGCGCCCGCCAAGCGCGCGGTTGCGCCGAAATACCGTCACCCCGATACCAAGGAAACCTGGAGCGGCCGGGGCAAGCCGCCGCGCTGGCTTACCGCGGCCGAAGCCGCGGGCGCGACGCGCGAAACCTTTCTCATCCAATAA
- a CDS encoding carbon-nitrogen hydrolase family protein, with amino-acid sequence MNSPSTPPSTSTRVAAIQMVSTPIVRENLDAASQLIGKAAESGARLVSLPEYFCFMGQKDHDKLAIRETEGAGPIQEFLADQARGHGIYLVGGTMPFVSPDAARVYNTLLVYGPDGKALVRYDKIHLFNFRRGQESYDESIAIRPGTEVRTVDTPFAKVGLSVCYDLRFPELYRALGQVDLIVVPAAFTYTTGKAHWELLLRARAVENQCYVLAPAQGGVHPNGRRTWGHSMLIDPWGEIVDVLPEGPGVAGGNIDPARLAEVRTALPALRHRVM; translated from the coding sequence ATGAACTCTCCTTCCACTCCCCCTTCGACATCCACCCGCGTGGCGGCAATCCAGATGGTTAGCACGCCCATCGTCAGGGAAAATCTGGATGCTGCGTCCCAATTAATCGGAAAAGCGGCCGAATCCGGTGCCCGATTAGTCTCATTGCCAGAATATTTCTGCTTCATGGGACAAAAAGATCACGACAAGCTGGCAATCCGGGAAACCGAGGGCGCCGGTCCGATACAGGAGTTTCTGGCGGACCAGGCGCGCGGCCATGGTATTTACCTGGTTGGCGGGACGATGCCATTCGTGAGTCCCGACGCGGCGCGGGTCTACAACACCTTGCTGGTATATGGACCTGACGGGAAAGCGCTGGTCCGGTACGACAAAATCCATCTGTTCAATTTCCGGCGTGGCCAGGAGTCGTATGACGAGTCGATTGCCATACGGCCGGGAACCGAGGTGCGTACGGTGGATACGCCTTTCGCCAAGGTGGGCCTGTCGGTCTGTTATGACTTGCGGTTCCCGGAGTTGTATCGGGCGCTGGGCCAGGTGGACCTGATCGTCGTGCCGGCCGCATTCACGTATACGACCGGCAAGGCGCATTGGGAATTGCTGCTGCGCGCGCGGGCCGTCGAAAACCAGTGCTACGTACTGGCGCCGGCCCAGGGCGGCGTGCACCCCAACGGACGCCGCACCTGGGGGCATTCCATGCTGATCGACCCCTGGGGCGAGATTGTCGACGTCCTGCCGGAAGGGCCCGGCGTGGCAGGGGGTAACATAGATCCCGCACGGCTGGCCGAGGTGCGTACAGCTCTGCCCGCGCTGCGCCACCGCGTCATGTAA
- the tldD gene encoding metalloprotease TldD — translation MKITDPDIQALATAKSVLLDPWGLSEADMARALGEIFTHKVDYADLYFQYTRSEGWSLEEGIVKTGSFSIGQGVGVRAISGEKTAFAYSDSLSPDALLSSARAVRGIARQGAGKAKVRAQGASLAHDLYPAVDPLLTLSAPDKVAMLERIERMARARDPHVIQVMAGLGAEYDVILVAGSDGRLAADVRPLVRLSLTVIVERDGRREMGHAGGGGRTGLGYFTDEIMRGYVEHAVHEALVNLDARPAPAGEMTVVLGSGWPGILLHEAVGHGLEGDFNRKGSSVFAGRIGERVASKGVTVIDDGTLPDRRGSLNVDDEGNPTQRNVLIEDGILRGYMQDTMNARLMKTGATGNGRRESFAHLPMPRMTNTYMLGGNTPPEEILASVKRGLYAVNFGGGQVDITSGKFVFSASEAYMIENGKISYPVKGATLIGNGPDAMTRVSMIGNDMRLDSGVGTCGKEGQSVPVGVGMPTLRMDGLTVGGTA, via the coding sequence ATGAAAATAACCGACCCTGACATCCAAGCCCTGGCGACCGCCAAATCCGTCTTGCTCGACCCCTGGGGATTGAGCGAAGCCGACATGGCGCGCGCGCTGGGCGAAATATTCACGCACAAGGTCGATTACGCCGATCTTTATTTCCAGTACACGCGCAGCGAAGGTTGGAGCCTGGAAGAAGGCATCGTCAAGACCGGCAGCTTTTCCATCGGACAGGGCGTGGGCGTGCGCGCGATCAGCGGCGAAAAAACCGCCTTCGCCTATTCCGATTCACTGTCTCCCGACGCCTTGCTGTCCTCGGCCCGCGCGGTGCGGGGCATCGCGCGCCAGGGCGCCGGCAAGGCCAAGGTGCGCGCGCAGGGCGCGTCGCTGGCCCATGACCTGTATCCGGCCGTCGATCCCTTGCTCACGTTGAGCGCACCCGACAAAGTAGCCATGCTGGAACGCATCGAGCGCATGGCGCGGGCGCGCGATCCGCACGTCATACAGGTCATGGCGGGCCTGGGCGCGGAATACGACGTCATTTTGGTGGCCGGCAGCGACGGCCGGCTGGCCGCGGACGTACGGCCCCTGGTGCGCCTGTCGCTGACCGTTATCGTGGAACGCGATGGCCGCCGGGAAATGGGCCATGCCGGGGGCGGTGGCCGGACCGGCCTGGGCTATTTCACCGACGAAATCATGCGTGGGTATGTCGAACACGCGGTGCACGAGGCCCTGGTGAACCTGGATGCGCGGCCCGCCCCGGCAGGTGAAATGACTGTCGTGCTGGGCTCCGGCTGGCCCGGGATCCTGCTGCATGAGGCGGTAGGCCATGGCCTGGAAGGCGATTTCAATCGCAAGGGGTCCAGCGTTTTCGCCGGCCGCATCGGCGAGCGCGTGGCCTCCAAGGGCGTCACGGTGATCGACGACGGTACCTTGCCCGACCGCCGCGGTTCACTCAACGTGGACGACGAAGGCAATCCCACGCAGCGCAATGTCCTGATCGAAGACGGTATCCTGCGCGGCTATATGCAGGACACCATGAACGCGCGCCTGATGAAAACCGGCGCCACGGGCAACGGACGGCGTGAATCCTTCGCGCATTTGCCCATGCCCCGCATGACCAACACCTATATGCTGGGGGGCAATACGCCGCCGGAGGAAATCCTGGCATCGGTGAAACGCGGGCTGTATGCCGTGAATTTCGGTGGCGGCCAGGTGGATATCACCAGCGGCAAGTTCGTGTTTTCGGCCTCGGAAGCCTACATGATCGAAAACGGCAAAATCAGCTACCCGGTCAAGGGCGCCACGTTGATCGGCAACGGCCCCGACGCCATGACCCGCGTCAGCATGATAGGCAACGACATGCGGCTCGATTCCGGGGTCGGCACCTGCGGCAAGGAAGGCCAGAGCGTGCCGGTCGGGGTCGGTATGCCCACGCTGCGCATGGATGGCCTGACCGTGGGCGGGACGGCCTGA
- a CDS encoding YgdI/YgdR family lipoprotein: MTLKLSAISFAAVAILAGCSSPSVVNTRDGSQIVTPDKPDYDKKSGMYQYEQNGRDVQINKDDVKSIEQVK; the protein is encoded by the coding sequence ATGACTCTTAAATTGAGCGCTATATCGTTTGCCGCGGTTGCCATTCTGGCCGGGTGCTCTTCGCCCTCGGTCGTGAACACGCGGGACGGTTCGCAAATCGTGACGCCGGACAAGCCGGATTACGACAAGAAGTCGGGCATGTACCAGTACGAGCAGAACGGCCGCGACGTCCAGATCAACAAGGACGACGTGAAGTCCATCGAACAGGTCAAGTAA
- a CDS encoding class 1 fructose-bisphosphatase: protein MKRKTLTQYLVEQQREAQAVGPEVRLLIEVVARACKAISHAVSKGALGGVLGSLESENVQGEVQKKLDVLSNEILLEANEWGGHLAAMASEEMETIHLIPNRYPKGEYLLLFDPLDGSSNIDVNVSIGTIFSVLQAPHDTHGQPVTEEDFLQAGNRQVAAGYAVYGPQTMLVLTVGNGVIGFTLDREMGSWVLTHENMQIPADTKEFAINMSNMRHWAPPVKQYVDDCLAGKSGPRGKDFNMRWVASMVADVHRILTRGGVFMYPWDAREPSKPGKLRLMYEANPMSLIVEQAGGASINGTQRILDIEPTQLHERVSVILGSRNEVEMVAQYHRDHGDAR, encoded by the coding sequence TTGAAACGTAAAACCCTGACTCAGTATTTGGTCGAGCAGCAGCGCGAAGCCCAGGCCGTGGGCCCGGAAGTGCGGCTGCTCATCGAAGTGGTGGCCCGCGCCTGCAAGGCGATCAGCCATGCCGTCAGCAAAGGTGCGTTGGGCGGGGTCCTGGGCAGCCTGGAATCCGAGAATGTGCAGGGCGAGGTCCAGAAGAAGCTGGACGTGCTGTCCAATGAAATCCTGCTCGAAGCCAACGAATGGGGCGGCCACCTGGCCGCCATGGCATCGGAGGAAATGGAAACCATCCACCTGATTCCCAACCGCTATCCCAAGGGCGAATACCTGCTGTTGTTCGATCCGCTGGATGGCTCGTCGAATATCGACGTCAATGTATCCATCGGCACCATTTTTTCGGTATTGCAGGCGCCGCATGACACGCATGGCCAGCCGGTCACGGAAGAAGATTTCCTGCAGGCCGGCAACCGGCAGGTTGCCGCCGGCTATGCCGTCTACGGGCCGCAGACCATGCTGGTCCTGACGGTCGGCAACGGCGTGATCGGCTTTACCCTGGACCGTGAAATGGGATCCTGGGTATTGACGCATGAAAACATGCAGATTCCGGCCGACACCAAGGAATTCGCCATCAATATGTCGAACATGCGCCACTGGGCGCCGCCGGTGAAGCAGTATGTCGACGATTGCCTGGCCGGCAAATCGGGACCGCGCGGCAAGGACTTCAATATGCGCTGGGTGGCGTCGATGGTGGCCGACGTCCATCGCATCCTGACGCGCGGCGGCGTTTTCATGTACCCCTGGGATGCGCGCGAGCCTTCCAAGCCGGGGAAACTGCGGCTGATGTATGAAGCCAATCCCATGAGCCTGATCGTGGAACAGGCGGGCGGCGCGTCCATCAACGGCACGCAGCGCATCCTGGATATCGAGCCGACCCAGTTGCACGAGCGCGTCAGCGTGATATTGGGCTCGCGCAATGAAGTGGAAATGGTCGCCCAATACCACCGCGACCACGGCGACGCGCGGTAG
- the aroG gene encoding 3-deoxy-7-phosphoheptulonate synthase AroG yields MSHNTDDLRIREIKELTPPAHVMREFPCSQSVSDTVYSARQALHRILHGMDDRLAVVIGPCSIHDPKAALEYAGRLKPIRDRLKGDLEIVMRVYFEKPRTTVGWKGLINDPDLDGSFNINKGIRVGRELLLEINTLGLPAGCEFLDMITPQYIADLVSWGAIGARTTESQVHRELASGLSCPVGFKNGTDGNVKIAVDAIKAASQPHHFLSVTKGGVSAIVSTAGNEDCHVILRGGKTPNYDAASIDAASQDLAKSGLAQRLMIDTSHANSSKNPQNQPLVAQDIGRQIAGGDARIVGLMVESHLLAGRQDLIPGKPLTYGQSITDGCIDWDASVELLEGLAAAVQERRRATISGK; encoded by the coding sequence GTGTCGCACAATACCGATGACCTGCGTATCCGAGAAATCAAGGAACTGACGCCGCCCGCGCATGTCATGCGCGAATTCCCCTGCAGTCAGTCGGTGTCGGACACCGTTTACTCGGCGCGCCAGGCCCTGCATCGGATACTGCACGGCATGGACGATCGTCTGGCCGTGGTTATCGGTCCGTGCTCCATACACGATCCCAAGGCGGCGCTCGAATACGCCGGCAGGCTGAAGCCGATACGCGATCGGCTGAAGGGGGACCTGGAAATCGTGATGCGGGTCTATTTCGAAAAGCCGCGCACCACCGTCGGCTGGAAGGGTTTGATCAACGATCCCGATCTGGACGGCAGCTTCAACATCAACAAGGGGATACGCGTCGGCCGGGAATTGCTGCTGGAAATCAATACGCTGGGCCTGCCGGCAGGCTGCGAATTCCTGGACATGATCACGCCGCAATATATCGCCGACCTGGTTTCCTGGGGTGCGATCGGCGCCCGCACCACCGAAAGCCAGGTGCATCGGGAATTGGCGTCCGGCCTGTCGTGTCCGGTCGGTTTCAAGAACGGCACCGACGGCAATGTCAAAATCGCGGTCGACGCAATCAAGGCGGCGTCGCAGCCGCACCATTTCCTGTCGGTCACCAAAGGCGGGGTTTCCGCCATCGTGTCGACCGCCGGCAATGAAGATTGCCACGTCATCCTGCGCGGTGGCAAAACCCCCAACTACGACGCCGCCAGTATCGACGCGGCTAGCCAGGATCTGGCGAAATCCGGTCTGGCCCAGCGGCTGATGATCGATACCAGCCACGCCAACAGCAGCAAGAATCCGCAGAATCAGCCCTTGGTCGCGCAGGATATCGGCCGCCAGATCGCCGGCGGCGATGCTCGTATCGTCGGCTTGATGGTCGAAAGCCACCTGTTGGCCGGACGCCAGGACCTGATTCCCGGCAAACCCCTGACCTATGGGCAAAGCATCACCGATGGATGCATCGATTGGGATGCCTCCGTGGAATTGCTGGAAGGCCTGGCCGCCGCGGTGCAGGAACGCCGCCGCGCAACCATCAGCGGCAAATAA
- a CDS encoding DUF4136 domain-containing protein: MYRADSSRILRFAQALALLLLAGLVAGCATTPTVSARVTSFQDWPAGATGQRYRFVPADPSQNNNLEYQSFQDMVRSGISPTGLVEAQAGQPARFDVSFKYGVTQTQVNVRRPVDPYFYGGYGPGFYGGRYWGSPWGPGMWGPDWVDTPSVAYRNALTVEIRDASQGGKEVYRATAYSVSGNDRLLAVMPYLVRAIFDNFPANNGSEREVRYTMGR, from the coding sequence ATGTACCGAGCCGATTCATCCCGCATCCTCCGCTTTGCTCAGGCGTTGGCCCTTCTGCTGCTGGCGGGCCTGGTTGCCGGATGCGCGACCACACCCACCGTGTCGGCGCGAGTGACGTCGTTCCAGGATTGGCCGGCGGGCGCGACGGGCCAGCGTTATCGTTTCGTGCCGGCCGACCCCAGCCAGAATAACAATCTTGAGTACCAGAGTTTCCAGGATATGGTGCGCAGCGGCATCAGCCCGACCGGACTGGTGGAAGCGCAGGCGGGGCAGCCCGCCCGGTTCGACGTATCGTTCAAATACGGCGTGACGCAGACGCAGGTAAATGTCCGGCGCCCGGTTGATCCTTACTTTTATGGCGGCTACGGGCCGGGTTTCTACGGCGGCCGTTATTGGGGCAGCCCGTGGGGGCCCGGAATGTGGGGACCCGATTGGGTCGATACGCCTTCGGTGGCATACCGCAATGCCTTGACCGTGGAAATACGCGATGCGAGCCAGGGCGGCAAGGAAGTCTATCGCGCCACCGCCTATAGCGTGTCCGGCAACGACCGCCTGCTGGCGGTGATGCCTTATCTGGTACGCGCTATCTTCGATAACTTCCCCGCGAACAACGGTTCAGAGCGGGAGGTCCGCTATACCATGGGTCGATAG